In Mycteria americana isolate JAX WOST 10 ecotype Jacksonville Zoo and Gardens chromosome 5, USCA_MyAme_1.0, whole genome shotgun sequence, one DNA window encodes the following:
- the LOC142410037 gene encoding scavenger receptor cysteine-rich type 1 protein M130-like, with protein MVPIRALGLLLCVQLCGGERRGGGQPWGRDPSRPRAGLSTLLAAGTGELRLVDGGGRCAGRVEVKYKGEWGSVCSYDFDWEARWAIVVCRQLGCGPVARASPYAPFGQGTGRIWLQPFFCLGNEAVLHDCPNFGWGRHFCNHERDVGVTCAEAVELRLVAGWGPCAGRVEAKLRGLWGSVADDNWDMEDGEVVCQQLGCGSVADVSAAVAPFDKGDGPISLALIDCRGDEAALWDCEVRGWGPYTGIHDYDTAVICQGFARLVGGDGACAGRLEVRRGKAWTSVCEDHVDIKAAQVVCRELGCGTVLAVPGSSPFGAGTRQLWEEGFECTGTEPLLAACARRPPRNEGCTGHASIICSSYTGFRLADNSSGCAGRVEVEAEGTWGSLCATGWDLPDAHVLCHHLGCGPAAAVPPGGSFGGGDGPLRQDTFGCGGSERHPGECAAVVLGKPACPPGHAAAVNCSGIAEPLRLVEGESRCDGRLEVASSPGAWARVLVGLRGARDASVVCRQLGCGVPEKVYAVPGSGATGPRCAGTEESLATCNVSGTATAPTGSPEEVAVVCSGSRRVRLVGGPGRCAGRVEVYVNGTWGSVCQETWDLQDAAVVCRQLGCGTALAAPGSARFGPGTWPPWPDAGGCAGTEESLWDCPASARHGCRRGGGAGAVCSEQLSLRLVGGSSRCEGHLEVLYNGTWGRVCANGTSPATAAAVCRQLGCGAGGRLGAAPARDPAPAWLAWVGCKEGARSLWHCPSAPWSLQACSLGRDARVSCDEDGDGTSGTPTPSPGSRCPEGAACTGSSARARSPPRRAAPATVPVLTPPDDVPAGVPSGSTPAAAAAAAAAGTLPVPTVLCAVLGTLLCLALGVLAAQACRAWARRRGPGRAADAVSDAVYEELDYALTPEYQEVPSPSGSLSERSGTKLPDYTGDSMEESDPREAPDSLAQHGPPDGYDDAVAVPEESPAPGAGDAPEGMAQTSWDCVPPTGGSSVPPGPPGATRDPPAQPPGGRDYDDVGIGTLGTSL; from the exons ATGGTGCCCATCAgggcgctggggctgctcctgtGTGTGCAGCTCTGCGGGGGtgagcgccggggcggggggcagccgtggggcagggacccctcccggccccgggctgggctcAGCACCCTCCTCGCCGCAGGCACCGGGGAACTGCGGCTGGTGgacggcggcgggcgctgcgccgGGAGGGTGGAGGTGAAGTACAAAGGCGAGTGGGGCTCCGTCTGCAGCTACGACTTCGACTGGGAAGCCCGTTGGGCCAtcgtggtgtgccggcagctgggctgcggcccGGTGGCCAGGGCGTCCCCCTATGCCCCGTTTGGGCAGGGCACCGGCCGGATCTGGCTCCAGCCCTTCTTCTGCCTGGGCAACGAGGCGGTGCTGCATGACTGTCCCAACTTCGGCTGGGGAAGGCACTTCTGCAACCACGAGCGGGATGTGGGGGTGACCTGCGCAG AGGCGGTGGAGCTGAGGCTGGTGGCTGGCTGGGGTCCCTGCGCCGGGAGGGTGGAGGCGAAGCTGCGGGGCCTCTGGGGCTCGGTGGCGGATGACAACTGGGACATGGAAGACGGCGAGgtggtgtgccagcagctgggctgcggctCGGTTGCCGATGTCTCCGCTGCCGTGGCCCCCTTCGACAAAGGGGACGGTCCCATCAGCCTGGCTTTGATCGACTGCCGCGGGGACGAGGCCGCCCTCTGGGACTGCGAGGTCCGCGGCTGGGGACCCTACACCGGCATTCATGACTACGACACCGCCGTCATCTGCCAAG GGTTTGCCCGGCTGGTCGGCGGCGACGGTGCCTGCGCGGGGCGGCTGGAGGTGCGGCGGGGCAAAGCCTGGACCAGCGTCTGCGAGGACCACGTGGACATCAAGGCCGCCCAGGTGGTCTGCCGGGAGCTGGGCTGCGGCACAGTGCTGGCCGTCCCCGGCAGCAGCCCGTTTGGGGCAGGAACAcggcagctctgggaggaggggTTCGAGTGCACCGGCACCGAGCCCCTCCTTGCCGCCTgtgcccggcggccgccccgtaACGAGGGCTGCACCGGCCACGCCAGCATCATCTGCTCCT CCTACACGGGTTTCCGGCTGGCGGACAACAGCTCGGGCTGCGCCGGGCGGGTGGAGGTGGAagcagaggggacgtgggggtcccTCTGCGCCACCGGCTGGGACCTGCCCGACGCCCACGTCCTTTGCCACCACCTCGgctgcggccccgctgccgccgtgCCCCCCGGAGGCTCCTTCGGCGGGGGGGACGGGCCGCTGCGGCAGGACACCTTTGGCTGCGGCGGGAGCGAGCGGCACCCGGGCGAGTGTGCCGCGGTGGTGCTGGGGAAGCCCGCCTGCCCCCCCGGCCACGCTGCCGCCGTCAACTGCTCAG GCATCGCCGAGCCCCTGCGGCTGGTGGAGGGGGAGAGCCGGTGCGACGGGCGGCTGGAGGTCGCCTCGAGCCCCGGGGCCTGGGCCCGCGTGCTGgtggggctgcggggtgcccggGATGCCAgcgtggtgtgccggcagctgggctgtggcgtgCCGGAGAAGGTCTATGCCGTGCCGGGCTCGGGCGCTACAGGGCCGCGGTGCGCCGGCACCGAGGAGAGCCTGGCCACGTGCAACGTCTCGGGGACGGCCACCGCACCGACCGGCAGCCCCGAGGAGGTGGCCGTCGTCTGCTCGG GCAGCCGGCGGGTGAGGCTGGtgggcggccccgggcgctgcgCCGGGCGGGTGGAGGTCTACGTCAACGGCACCTGGGGCAGCGTCTGCCAGGAAACCTGGGACCTCCAGGATGCCGCCGTCGTCTGCCGCCAGCTGGGCTGTGGAACAGCGCTGGCGGCACCCGGCTCGGCTCGCTTCGGTCCCGGCACGTGGCCGCCGTGGCCGGATGCCGGTGGCTGCGCCGGGACCGAGGAGTCTCTCTGGGACTGTCCGGCCTCGGCGCGGCACGGCTGCCGGCGCGGTGGCGGGGCAGGAGCCGTCTGCTCAG agcagctctccctgcggCTCGTGGGCGGCAGCAGCCGCTGCGAGGGGCACCTGGAGGTGCTCTACAACGGCACCTGGGGCCGCGTGTGCGCCAACGGCACCAGCCCCGCCACGGCCGCCGCCgtctgccggcagctgggctgtggggccggcgggaggctgggggctgcccccgcccgggACCCGGCCCCCGCCTGGCTGGCCTGGGTGGGCTGCAAGGAGGGGGCCCGCTCGCTCTGGCACTGCCCCTCGGCACCCTGGAGCCTGCAGGCCTGCAGCCTCGGCAGGGACGCCCGCGTCTCTTGTGACGAGGACGGCGATGGCACCAGCGGGACGcccaccccgtccccagggaGCCGCTGCCCGGAGGGTGCCGCGTGCACAGGTAGCTCTGcccgtgcccgcagccccccacgccgcgccgcgccggccacGGTCCCCGTCCTCACGCCACCTGACGATGTCCCCGCAGGTGTCCCCAGCGGCAGcaccccggcggcggcggcggcggcggcggcggcagggaccCTGCCGGTGCCCACGGTCCTGTGCGCGGTCTTGGGGACGCTGCTGTGCCTGGCCCTGGGTGTCCTGGCCGCGCAAGCGTGCCGTGCCTGGGCGCGGCGCCGAG GCCCCGGCAGAGCCGCGGACGCCGTCTCCGATGCCGTCTACGAGGAGCTGGACTACGCCCTGACGCCGGAGTACCAGGAGGTGCCCAGTCCCTCGG GCTCCCTGTCTGAGAGGTCGGGGACGAAGCTGCCGGATTACACCGGGGACAGCATGGAGGAGAGTGACCCCAGGGAAGCCCCAG ACTCCCTTGCCCAGCACGGCCCCCCGGATGGCTACGACGATGCCGTGGCCGTGCCGGAAGAGTCCCCCGCGCCCGGCGCAGGGGACGCTCCCGAGGGGATGGCACAGACGAGCTGGGACTGTGTCCCACCCACAG GTGGGAGCTCcgtccccccaggtcccccaggagccacacgggaccccccggcacagcccccggGGGGCAGAGACTACGATGATGTTGGCATCGGCACCCTGGGGACGTCGCTGTGA
- the LOC142409703 gene encoding AH receptor-interacting protein-like — protein sequence MAQEVEQLRADGVHKEVLREGTGPLPDFRDGTKATFHYRTLRCGDEETPLDDSRARGKPMELIAGKKFKLPVWEAALRTMRPGERARFRCDAKHVVLYPLVSKSLRNIAAGKDPLEGQRHCCSIAQLHEHYSLGYPDLDELQKNPQPLIFDIEVLKVEAPGSYRQDPWAMTDEEKLQAVPLIHKEGNELYRQGKVREAAAKYYDAIACLKNLQMKEQPGSPDWIELDQKITPLLLNYCQCKLQCEEYYEVLDHCSSILNKYEDNVKANPVCRYLQSLVPPPHPAEAFLMLCWQC from the exons ATGGCGCAGGAGGTCGAGCAGCTGCGGGCGGACGGCGTGCACAAGGAGGTGCTGCGGGAGGGCACCGGGCCGCTGCCCGACTTCCGCGACGGCACCAAG GCCACCTTCCACTACCGGACGCTGCGGTGCGGGGACGAGGAGACGCCGCTGGACGACAGCCGGGCGCGGGGGAAGCCCATGGAGCTGATCGCCGGCAAGAAGTTCAAGCTGCCGGTGTGGGAGGCGGCGCTCCGCACCATGCGGCCGGGGGAGCGCGCCCGCTTCCGCTGCGACGCCAAg CACGTGGTGCTCTACCCGCTGGTGTCCAAGAGCCTGCGCAACATCGCGGCGGGGAAGGACCCGCTGGAGGGGCAGCGGCACTGCTGCAGCATCGCCCAGCTGCACGAGCACTACTCCCTGGGCTACCCCGACCTCGACGAGCTGCAGAAGAACCCCCAGCCCCTCATCTTCGACATCGAAGTGCTCAAG GTGGAGGCACCCGGCTCCTACCGGCAGGACCCGTGGGCCATGACGGACGAGGAGAAGCTGCAGGCCGTACCCCTGATCCACAAGGAGGGCAACGAGCTGTACCGGCAGGGCAAGGTgcgggaggcagctgccaaaTACTACGACGCCATCGCCTGTCTCAAGAACCTGCAGATGAAG GAGCAGCCCGGCTCTCCGGACTGGATCGAGCTCGACCAGAAGATCACACCCCTGCTGCTAAATTACTGCCAATGCAAGCTGCAGTGCGAGGAGTACTACGAGGTGCTGGATCACTGCTCTTCCATTCTCAACAAGTACGAGG ACAACGTCAAGGCCAACCCCGTCTGCAGGTACCTGCAGAGCCTGGTCCCACCGCCCCACCCAGCCGAGGCTTTTCTGATGCTCTGCTGGCAATGCTAA